TTAagagctaggggtctagtggacggtgtgatatgcatttgacgtttgatttgtgattatttgtggtctctctattttatttgtacatATTCATACTGTTGATGagacattttattttaataaagctaaccatgcaggaattttattaaaccaagggtccgttgatattagttgttttcctactgtgctttataagctcaccccctaTTTTCTCCCATTCCAGGAACTTAGTTTGAGgctagtggatgaggatggtaccgttgggaaaggaatgtcgttattagtttagtcatattttactctttcaccttctaatgagactgattttgtatttaagaaccaatggatggtctggatgacttaaattagctatgtactagttagaaatgagaaatgatggatgctaggtattattttggtattttattgacttattaaatctatctatttggtGATTACATAACTGTGGGGATATTACTGTTCTCTTATATTGATGAGTGGTCCTGATTTTtattactaatatatttttattaatattggaGTTAATCCATtcttttaaattagtattttgtaatattaaaaaaaggatcatttataagctttattttcctacaagggtcaaagtgtgacctttgaccacccaagttatggatattacacATCTGCCACAGCCTAGGGCTCGGGTCGTGACAGAAAAATGGTATCTGAGCACCGGGTTTAATTACCTCGGAGTGTGTCACCAAATAGtttagatttattttaaataataatagtaataaatatcttggtatttatatgtataaggcatatttatattattagcatCCAATCCTTACTAACTGATTAGCTTTTGGTTCTCAGACCTAAGAAAATGCCTCCAAAAGGAAAGAAGACAAGGAGAACGGTTGGAGAAGACGCCCCTCAAGCTAATGTCCAACCTCCACAAGCTGAATTCCCTATGAACGCACTTCTCGAAGCCTTAAGAGCTATTCCCGCTCAACAAATGGATCGTGCCGCTCGACAAAGTCATCATTTTCAGATCTTTCATCGAATCCAAGTGGCTGAGTTTGAGGGTGGACAAGATCCCATGGTAGCTGAAAGGTGGTTGAGGcagataaagaaaaatttcaacacaATAGGAACACCTGAGGAATACCAAGTTACTTTCGCTGTGTCCAAGTTAGAGGGTGGTGCAGCAGATTGGTGGGAGACCTTGTCCAGGACAATGGAAACTGATGGGATGACTTGGCGAGAATTTGAGGAAGTTTTCAGGGAACAATATTTTAGTCCATCTCACAGGAGGGCTCTTATTGGAGTATTTGATGGTCTAAGACAAGGGGATATGATTGTGAATGAATTTTACATGAAGTTTGTAGAGCTATCCTCTTATGCATATCCTGGTGTTGTTGATCAACCCTTGGTGATTGAACAGTTCATGCGTCGTTTGAGGCCTGCGATACGTGGTCCAATAGCCCCTTTGACCTTTAACAACTTGACTGAGTGTGTGACAGCAGCCTTGCGAACTGAGGCTCATGTAGAGGGGAATGAGAAGAAGAACACAAGCAGAGGAAGAGGAAATGACCAAAAATGACCAAGAAGAATCAAGGACAGTGGTCCCAAGGACAACAAGTTAGTGGGGGTAGCACTAGTAGTGGTTCATCTGAAAAGACTCGTAGTGGACCATACGGGTGTTTCAGTTGTGGTCAACAAGGTCACAAGAAGAAAGATTGCCCGCAACGACAACAAAGATTTCAAGCATCTCATGGAGGAACCATAGGGAGCTATGTAGAGTCTACTCCTTTTCATGGACAACCTAGGACAAACCAGTCTCAGTCTTCATCCTATGGTTTCACACCCCAATCGGGCCAGCAGTCTCAGTATCAACATCAGTTCAGGCCACAAGGTTCAGGGTTCAACATGGGGTACTCACAAGGTTTCCAAACTCCTGCTCCTAGTGGGAGTCAAAGAGGGTACAATCAAGGTGGAGGGTTTGGTGCAAGTACAAGCTACCCTAGTCAGGGAAGGGGCAAGGCAAAAGCAAAGTCATCCGCTCAAGCCTACGCTCTTGGGGTTGATGATGTGCAGGGCGGTGCTGACCAGGGAGTTGTCGATGGTATGGTTCTTATCTCACACTCTTGGGCtaatgtgttatttgatacGGGTGCATCGCATTCCTTTATATCTTTGATGTTTGCTAGTATGTTGGGTTTGAgttgggaaacttttagtcctgcatTGCATTTGAGTGTACCTATGGGGGAACATGGTGAGGTATCCACCATATGTAGGTCAGTTTGTATTGTGTTCGAGGGACACAAGTTGTCTGGAAACTTATTAGTGTTGCCTATGGGGCAATTTGATGTAATTCTTGGTGTGGATTGGTTGTCTAAATACCAAGCTATTGTGGATTGTTCACGTAAAAGAGTAACTCTTTTAACCCCTAGTGGTGATTTCATTGTTTATCGAGCCAACATGAGTGCACTGAGACAAAATCCTATCTTAAGGGCATGTTTAAGTGGAAAGAGAAACTTAGAGTGTTATGGGAATCTGTTTGCGATCGATGATGAGTCTAGGAATTTAGACCAGTTCCCTTGGATATCAGTGGTTAGTGGTTTTCCGGATGTGTTTCCAGAGGATttaccagggttaccacctgatAGGGAGATCGAGTTTTGCATTGATTTGATTCCCGGAGCTCAACTAGTTTCTATTGCACCTTATCGCATGGCACCTGCAGAGttggttgaattaaaaaaacaattaggGGAGTTAATGGATAAGGGCTACATCAGACATAGTACTTCCCCATGGGGAGCTCCAGTCTTGTTTGCCAAGAAAGCTGATGGGACTTTGCGACTTTGTGTCGACTATAGAAAGCTGAATCAgatgacaattaaaaacaaatatccTCTACCGAGGATTGATGAATTATttgatcaacttggtggttcaaagttcttttcaaagattgcTTTGAGGTCAGGCTACCATCAATTGAGGATTAGGGAAGAAGATATCCCTAAGACTGCTTTCAGGACACGGTATGGACACTTTGAGTTTTTGGTAATGCCATTTGGGTTAACGAATGCACCTGCTgcatttatggatcttatgaatagagtcTTTAGAGCTTTCTTGGATAAGTTTGTGGTGGTATTTATTGATGATATCTTGGTGTATTCTAAGACACGTGAGGATCATGCTGAACACTTGACAACAGTATTACAGACATTGAGAGATCATCAATTATACGCTAAGAAAGAGAAGTGTGAATTTTGGATGACTGAAGTCAAGTTCTTGGGCCATGTAATTTCTCAAGATGGTATCACCGTTGATCCTGCAAAGATAGACTCTATTCTAAAGTGGGAAAGACCAAAGAATGTCactgaagttcgaagttttcttggGTTGGCAGGCTACTACCGTCGCTTTGTAGAGAATTTCTCACAAATTGCTATGCCTTTGACGAAGTTAACAAGAAAAGAAGTAAAGTTTATGTGGGATGATAGTTGCGAAGAAGCTTTTAGAGAATTGAAGGAAAGATTAACTTCGGCGCCTGTTCTCACTGTTCCTAATAGTGAGGAACCATATGTGGTATTCATTGATGCTTCAGGTACTTGATTAGGAGGTGTCCTCATGCAAAACGGCAAGGTGGTTGCCTATGCTTCTCGACAATTGAAACCACATGAGAAGAATTACCCTACacatgacctagaacttgctGCGGTAATCTTTGTCTTGAAAATTTGGAGATGTTATTTATATGGCGTAAAATTTGAGTTATACTCAGATCATAAGAGCTTGAAGTATCTTTTTACTCAAAGGGACTTGAACTTGAGGCAAAGAAGATGGGTTGAGTATATGGAAGACTATGATTTCACTTTGCAGTATCACCCGGGAAAGCTAATGTAGTAGCTGATGCACTAAGTAGAAAGCCTCATAGTACTTTGGCATGTTTGGCTCTTGAGGACTGGAAAAGGACAATCACAATGGGTGATTATAACTTGCAATACTATGAAGGGGAAGAAGTAGCTTGTATCTCTAACTTAGTGGCTACACCAGTACTACTTCAACAAGTTAAGCAACGTCAGTGGCAAGATGAGAAATTAAGACTTATTTGGAACCGAATCCAGGATGGTGAGCAACTAGATGGGTGGACGATTAATGGTGAAGGGTACCTATACCATATGGGAAGACTAGTTGTTGCGAGATATCCCCGAACTTAGGGAAACCATTTTGATTGAGGCCCATAGATCCAAATTCGTGTACATCCCGGAAgtacaaagatgtaccaagatttaaaGAGACAATATTGGTGGGAAggaatgaaaagagatgtggccgGCTTTGTAGCTAAGTGTATAGTATGTCGGCAAGTAAAGGCCGAGCATCGAGACCCTCGGGTTTACTTCAGCCTTTGCCTATACCGGAATGGAAGTGGGACAAGATTACCATGGACTTTGTTACCGGGGTTGCCATTGACACCTTTGAAGCATGACGCTGTTTGGGTTATTGTTGATCGTTTGACTAAGTCTGCTCATTTTATTCCAATCAGGAAGGATTACAAGCTTACCAAGCTAGCTCGACTTTATGTAGACAATATAGTTCGACTACATGGAGTGCCTTCAAGCATTGCTTCTGATAGAGATCCTCGATTTACATCAAGGTTTTGGAAGGCCTTGCAGCAAGCCTTAGGGACCGAACTTCACTTGAGTACTGCCCATCATCCACAGACAGATGGACAGTCTGAGAGGACCATACAGACTTTGGAAGACATGCTTCGCTCTTGTGTTTTGGATTTTGGAGGTAGTTGGGGAGAACATTTGTCACTACTGGAATTCacatacaacaacagctaccaagcCAGTATAGGCATGGCTCCTTATGAGGCCTTATATGGGAGACCATGCAGATCGCCATTGTGTTGGGCAGAACCAGATGAGCATGTCACCATTGGACCCCAGATTATCACTAGTACCACTGAAAAGATTAAGGGAATCCAAGAAAGACTTAAGGTTGTTCAGAGTCGTCAAAAAAGCTATGCCGATCTCCATCGACGGGAAGTTGAGTTTAATGTTGGTGATTATGTCTTCTTGAAAGTTACCCCTATGCGTGGCGTAACGAGATTTGGAGTGAAGGGTAAGCTAGCCCCGAGGtatattggaccttttgaggtTATCGAGAGGATTGGGGAGGTCGCTTATCGATTAAACTTACCAGGACAGTTGGGACCTGTTCATAATGTGTTCCATGTGTCTATGTTGAGGAAGTATACTCCAGATCCGTCACATGTTATTGAGTATGAGGCAATCCCTCTTCAGGAAGATGTGACTTATGAAGAGAAACCTGTCAAAATCTTGGCGAGAGAGCTAAAAGTGTTAAGGAACAGAGAGATTCCAGTAGTCAAGGTCTTATGGAGGAACCACAGAGAAGACGAGGCTACTTGGGAGATAGAGTCCGAGATGTATATGAAGTATCCTCATttgtttaattttcaacttgagGTTGTACTTtcaaatttcgggacgaaatttctttaaggaggGGAGAATGAAAAGACTCGGTTTGACCGAGTCAAATgtgcttttatatatatatataaaataataataaaataatatatatgtatgtaataaaaaaaaaatatattactttGAATATATACTGAACCCCCTTCGTCCCCCTCTATCATTCTATCtacctttctctctttctctctctttaaaatacaaaaataaaacccATAAACCTCGATAACCATTACACTCCGGCGACCCACCTCCGGCCACCGCCCGACCTCACGCGCTGGACTACTCCGACCTCCTAGTGCCGGCGACCTCACACCCCAAGCGGCGCCACTCCTCTCGCCGCCGTTAGCTTAGGATAGCTCGTCGaggagaacaacctacactAAACCATTTTTCCCGGTTGGCAACTTTTTCCGGTGACATTTTTGTAGCTCCGCCCCTTTCTGGCGACTTTCCGGTGACCTCGTGTACCGTTTTGACAAACGGTTGGCATGAGTGTgatctactcgtcgaggtggtGGTTTTGATATATACTACTCCTATTTTCGGCGACATTTCCGGTACACCAATTTTTACCGCCACCGATTGTTAATGTGCACCGCTTAGGTGAGGTTTCAGAatcccaaattttaaatatagtcatattatatgtcgttggactcggttttgaatgtagaatgcgatgatgataattatttaattatttgatggTATAGGTGAGAGTAATATGTAAGTTTGGACTAAACAATTGGAGCTCGGGACTTGAGAGCTTAAGATCGTCTTTTGGAAAAAGCTTAACGACTCGGGAGCggtagggactcaacttgatttttggacttgatttttatgtgcgttgtataacattagacatattctaatttttatgatttacaaaattgtttgaaaaattgaaaacttaatctgcatattttCTGGACCGTTCTGGGGTACcgagtgccaaatatatttttgtgtgcaaatatttatgcaggttatgatttttgggtttattcaaaatacagcttttatgctgccgaattttctagaaaataaaaaggaatatgttcttttgttatgcttattatttgtctgctttggttatattgatgagagccatgttgatcatgttcgatgcatattgttgtttcacgacctagtctctgtgtcatcataggtagatcaagtgtgcactcacctgtaggtgaaagacctagaatctgtacagggagtgaattaaatctgagccccgttatttatggtggatatcagatgcgactacccggttttggatgtcgttttctatgatttggtattgagagctaggggtgtagtggacggtgtgatatgcatttgacgtttgatttgtgattatttgtggtctctctattttatttgtacatATTCATACTGTTGATgagacattttattttataaagctaaccatgcaggattttattaaaccaagggtccgttgatattagttgttttcctactgggctttataagctcaccccctattttctcccattccaggaactcagtttgaggctagtggatgaggatggtaccgttgggaaaggaatgtcgttattagtttagtcaTATTTTACTCTTTCACCATCTAATGAgactgattttgtatttaagaaccaatggatggtctggatgacttaaattagctatgtactagttagaaatgagaaatgatggatgctaggtattatttttgtattttaatgacttattaaatctatctatttggtGATTACATAACTGTGGGGATATTACTGTTCTCTTATATTGATGAGTGGTCCTGATTTTtattactaatatatttttattaatataggagttaatccattcttttaaattagtattttgtaatataaaaaaaaggatcatttataagctttattttcctacaagggtcaaagtgtgacctttgaccacccaagttatggatattacacATCTGCCACAGCCTAGGGCTCGGGTCGTGACATTAGCAGCTTCATTCTCAAATTTActttttcttgcccttatccttaggggtagtggccaaatgagcactttcggttttgtcctttttcaacctttcttcctcttgcacacaatgagaaataagctcgttgagagtccatttctctttttgacagttgtaactaattttaaattggttaaactgtggaggaagcgttaacaaaaccatgagtacaagtacatcattcgaaagctcaatcttaagtgtccttaatcttgagacaatatgatgcatttccataatgtactcccttacatttccttgacccttatacttcatgttcattaaagaaccaagaagtgttgtcatttcaaccttatcgtttttagcaaaacgttcctcaatttgttcaaggaaattctttgccatagtaaccccttcggattctgtgccccaaaaggcttctggaatgctgtgtttcataatcattagactcatgcgatttgaacgatcccacctctcaaattcccttttatcatcatggaaactttccttagtgagaggtgcaggttgttcattccttagtgcatggtccaaatccatacatcccagaactataagtaggttccttttccaatccttgaaattggtcccattaagcataggaatagaattaatgttagcagatattgaggcagcagaagatgaactagctgaatatagaacaaataaaacaagctcacattaatatgcataattaaacaataaattcaaaaattggttaatcccatctcaagatactaaacacacattaatatcaagtctttggacagtaatattaactgtaagcggtactcttggtgtagcaatcaaatattgacaataaaactgtgtcaaacaatagattaatctttggactaacgtattgctcacacaaaataccttataattgtcacacatttatcgcCACAGGTATGTTTGAAATCTAGCAAAATATTCACTTACCTTTGGGCTAGTCAATATAAGCATCAATTACAAACATACAACCaacctaatatttaaataaattaatctacacaaaagaggtcactttggcgacgtattgttttaattaatttattcaaaatattagtCCTATACcaacaccaaaatttgaattaaattgtttgcaccaaaatatatatttaccaaATTAtactgtaatatatatatatattaatgtgtactaaaacatattatataactttaataaaactatatatatgtgCAGTCAATCGTAAAAACCGATGCATCCATTATACAGCAAAAAGAAAAACTgtactacatatatataaaatcttttaTCTGAAGCCAGAAATACATACCCAAATTCtcaaaacaatatatatatataatcaaaacatTAACCATTCAATCATAAACAGTACgactatttgaaaaataaacatattatatatataaaattcaaaCCAGTTCACACAATTTCAGCtgtacaattatatatataatatgattcaATGATGGCCGAAGCCGCATAAAACATGGCAGTCGACAAtcaacaaaaattatatatatttatatactggAACTTTgaaataaaacagtaaagaaaataaaaccctaattttcaaAATCCCCAAATTTCATAAACAAAATCATCAGATCTTCAATTAATTCAACAAAAGTGGCTCTGGTACCACTTGTTAGGGTTATAAACACTTTAAAGAAgtatataaatcacagatctaaacatattcctaaagtgctttaatatagaaaaccctaaatcatataaatctataaagcctttgctaaattaaagaagaagatgatgataaaagatcagcggaagcactaacctgaagccattgttggagattgcagagaaggttttgatcttccaagaatacactattttctagagtattttctctgatggggaaggagagaatacagaaaccctagtgtttcttggggaccactacctatttatagactcatcttagaatgagaatttgggtatttataatttggcccctcaacaaattataaattaacttatggtatctacacattatttccatgataatttaatacctttttgatacccataacataattggtcacttaattttgtatcacactttataatagcatatacattatatatatgtgcCCACAATAGAATTTTAATCCAACAAAACCAGGCCAATAAAACaactcactactacaaaaacccccttTAGAGGTGGTCTTTTAGCCCTTTTAGTGTCGGTTTTGGCGAAATTCACTACCGACGCTGATCAAGGCGAGTTGTAGAGTTATAAACAACCGACACCATTTATACCCCTATGGCATCGGTTATTAGCTATAAATCGATGCCATAAGGGTATATATGGTGTCGGTTCCTAACAAAAAACTGACGCCATGTATGGCGTAGGAAGTTACGCCATAAATGACcgtattatattttcttaaattttatttagtttatttaaattatatatttattaatttatatattattttatttaatttaaatttaaattacatatttattttttaaaaggtaaattaaatgctatttaaattaattttaaaattggctaaaatacataatttcatttcataaaagtaattaaatattacacaaacattgTAAAATTAGTCCAAGTATTaacaagttaataaatctaactacaagttaacctaaaaaaaataacatagggAAGAAAAATTCTTGCGCCTTTAAGCCTCAATCGTCAActtgaatcaccgccatcaaccGTTCTATCTACTGTCACTGTATCGGTAACAATTCAGTTTTTAAATCGTATTGCTGCTTatccccaaactgttaaaaaaagtaaaaatttatattagtttatatatatatatgtatattatatatttgttattataataaatactataattaataattaaaacttacagctttttgatcttgtatgtaacggttggggtttgcacgtgcgacgatgtcagtcatgtatttcaaaatataaaaaccacATTCTTGGTTTTTATGTTGTCTTGGACAATTTGCTAGTGAAATTTCTTGCCACGGGTCAAGATACTCATATATATCCCCTATATATCTAAATgcaatgtttgaaaaattatattagcatttcaattcattagttaattaaaatttgttacataaaaagtcattaaattattacctttccAGCATTTGAGTAATTTCTTCGGGAACTGGGCAGCCACGTATAGGGTCTGAATGGAAAATTTTCTTTGGCGTAACGACCTCTAGCATCCAATGCGTACtacaaaattatattggaatataagtaagatagtataaaaataatttgaagtcataatatagaaatgaacaattattagTACTAAAGAATTAAATAGTGTTTACCCAATATttcaaggaataaagaacatttggtggttgttattcACCAATGATAACCAAGCAGctaatcgtcttgccgcattgTCAAAAAACTAACCCTTCTCTTTATAGGTTATACGATTCACTgcgagaagctctgggtcgtaaaacttgaaaaattttctaataccgttgatgctctcccagaTGTGCCTaccaaaaaaattgttaataagtattagtgtcttataataatttaactagaatttcatatatatatatatataagattaattagattaaagaggagtaaacatcattccaaacagtaTTCCTTAGTTGTCGATGAAGTCACACAAtgcaacctgctgcaaatcctctctAGCGGTGCTATGAATCCCTTAGGCacaggaattgtgattatattaCGTTTATCTTTGAGGTTCAGGAATTCAACAACCATCTATTTTAGCAATTTAGGGATCTTGTCAATGTTGTTTTTCGAGATTAattcatcttcccgtgcacgaccgccttgtggagaaagcatggGAGCTTTCACCTtcgacgcatcacgtcttgaaggcggttgagcgagtggaccctaaacaaaacagaacataatatatcaaatttgatccaaattctaccgaaatttggGCAGCATAACGACTGTAATTGAATgcccccaaaaattttaaacatgcatGTATAATGACAAATAACACAGATATAATAGTAGTTTGTTCATTcatcccaccgcagcacatatattcgcagaacctacttcactatggttgaatattgaagatattcaaactccactaatcattaataaataatttataagagATGTTACCAAGGATGTTacaattaagtgtttaggccaaggaaggaacatgtTTGGTACGTCCTTAACATATCTGCACCCTTCAATTGAGATTGGGATTTCAGCATACTCTTGCAGCATTTCTGAAATTAGAAGccgggcatgtgaatcatcgtagttTGTGCAATGAACAGTGATTTTACCAACATGCTCATGCAGATACGCTTGGGCCACCATGTTGTCGATGTTGTAAGAGTAGAGATATACTTGCTGATAaagggccgcatggtcatcgAAATTGTATAGGAGAGCTGGCTCGTTAAGGGAAACAAACTCCTCAGCATAGGTTTGTGGTTGACCCTCATCCTCACGAccgtatggttgtggaacatacgcctcaccaaCCACCtatccttcttcctcttgtttggCAATGTTTTTCTTCTGTTTAAGGAATTAGAGttcggcttttaatttttcaatctccttctgttgccgagccacaacatcaggCACTTCCCTTTTCTTTCTGCCGAACAATTTagatgccctggtcaggaacctacaaatcataaaatacaaattagctacattttttttttgtgtaactaaataaacaGCATTTCAAGTACTAGCATACCCAgcagccctgacacgtccaggatgctctggtgtcccgagcgcctgcgtcaggatatcgttttggccctaAACTTGAATTTGTCCCTGAGTAAGCTgctcctctaattgagcctaatgcactCATATATTCAAGAAATTAGTATGTGAATTATATATAGTAACTCATTagtagaactcaattaaggattaatatatacttactaccCTCTCTGtaatttccttgtcgtaatcagtgacaagtttttTTCTCTTGGTCCGAGATTTcatccaaacacggtggcgtGGGGAATCTTGAATGTCGAGATCCTTAATCtacattattttataacaattaaatgAATACATACGTCGAGATCCTTTTTCTACATTGTTTTATAACAATTGAacgagcgtatggttgtggaacatacgcctcaccagccacctttccttcttcctcttgttcggccgTGTTTTTCTTCTATTTAAGGGATTGGATTTcagcttttaatttttcaatctccttctGTTTCCGAGCCACAACATCAAACACTTCCTttttcttcctgccgaacagTTTAGATGCCCTGGTAAGGAACCtgcaaatcataaaatgcaaagTAGCTACGATTTtttttgtgtaactaaataaacaATATTTCAAGTACTAGCATAGCCAgcagccctgacacgtccaggatgctctggtgtcctgagcgcctgcgtcaggatatcgttttggccctaGACTTGAATTTGTCCCTGAGTAAGCTgctcctctaattgagcctaatgcacgtatatattcaagcaattagtatgtGAATTATATATACTAACTCATTAGTAGAACTCTATTAAGGATTAATAcatacttactatcttctctgTAATTTCCTTGTCATAATCAGTAATAAGTTTTTTTCTCCTGGTCTGAGATTTgatccaaacacggtggcgtGGGGGATCTTGAACGTCAAGATCCTTTTTCtacattattttataacaat
This Cannabis sativa cultivar Pink pepper isolate KNU-18-1 chromosome 6, ASM2916894v1, whole genome shotgun sequence DNA region includes the following protein-coding sequences:
- the LOC133039277 gene encoding uncharacterized protein LOC133039277 produces the protein MQNGKVVAYASRQLKPHEKNYPTHDLELAAVIFVLKIWRLSPGKANVVADALSRKPHSTLACLALEDWKRTITMGDYNLQYYEGEEVACISNLVATPVLLQQVKQRQWQDEKLRLIWNRIQDGEQLDGWTINGEGYLYHMGRLVVARYPRT
- the LOC133039276 gene encoding uncharacterized protein LOC133039276 → MPPKGKKTRRTVGEDAPQANVQPPQAEFPMNALLEALRAIPAQQMDRAARQSHHFQIFHRIQVAEFEGGQDPMVAERWLRQIKKNFNTIGTPEEYQVTFAVSKLEGGAADWWETLSRTMETDGMTWREFEEVFREQYFSPSHRRALIGVFDGLRQGDMIVNEFYMKFVELSSYAYPGVVDQPLVIEQFMRRLRPAIRGPIAPLTFNNLTECVTAALRTEAHVEGNEKKNTSRGRGNDQK